Proteins encoded by one window of Actinocorallia herbida:
- a CDS encoding MFS transporter, producing MPGNGEITTARTGVRAGDGPAFVLSRGVVLLFAVACGAAVANVYFAQPLLVTMGRDLAMSPALVGGVVALTQVGYGLGLFFLVPLGDVTDRRRLIVAQLLLLVVALAVVAAARTAVILLAGMAAMGLLAVVTQTLVAFAASLAPPAGRGRVVGLVTGGVVIGILVARTASGVIADLAGWRSVYLASAALTAVLALVLHRVLPRHTDVPQPALRYGRLLRSTITLFARERPLRLRALFGLLIFAAFSTLWSGVALPLSEAPYFLSHSAIGALGLIGVAGALAATVAGRLNDRGLSRRTTGVALALLAASWLPLAFTRSSLWALVAGVILLDLAVQAVHVTNQTLIHALHPDAGSRLIGGYMVFYSVGSATGALAATSLYTVAGWGAVCALGAAFSCLGLALWAFTRDDAPDPSARS from the coding sequence ATGCCCGGCAACGGTGAGATCACGACGGCACGGACCGGGGTCCGCGCCGGGGACGGGCCCGCGTTCGTCCTGTCCCGCGGTGTCGTCCTGCTGTTCGCCGTCGCCTGCGGGGCCGCGGTGGCCAACGTCTACTTCGCCCAGCCGCTCCTGGTGACGATGGGCCGCGACCTCGCCATGAGCCCGGCACTCGTCGGCGGCGTGGTCGCACTCACGCAGGTCGGATACGGGCTGGGACTCTTCTTCCTCGTGCCGCTGGGGGACGTGACAGACCGCAGAAGGCTCATCGTCGCCCAGTTGCTGCTCCTGGTGGTGGCACTGGCCGTGGTGGCCGCCGCCCGCACGGCGGTGATCCTGCTCGCGGGCATGGCCGCGATGGGGTTGCTCGCGGTCGTCACACAGACGCTGGTGGCCTTCGCGGCGTCACTGGCCCCTCCCGCCGGGCGCGGACGGGTCGTCGGCCTCGTCACCGGCGGCGTGGTCATCGGCATCCTGGTCGCGCGCACCGCGTCCGGCGTCATCGCCGACCTCGCGGGCTGGCGCTCGGTCTATCTCGCCTCGGCGGCGCTCACCGCCGTGCTCGCCCTGGTCCTGCACCGGGTGCTGCCACGGCACACCGACGTTCCGCAGCCGGCTCTGCGCTACGGACGGCTCCTGCGCTCCACGATCACACTGTTCGCGCGGGAACGGCCGCTGCGGCTCCGGGCCCTGTTCGGGCTGCTGATCTTCGCCGCTTTCAGCACCCTGTGGAGCGGCGTCGCGCTGCCGCTCAGCGAGGCCCCGTACTTCCTGTCCCACAGCGCGATCGGGGCGCTGGGGCTGATCGGGGTCGCGGGCGCCCTCGCCGCGACCGTGGCGGGGCGGCTGAACGACCGCGGGCTCTCCCGCCGGACCACCGGCGTCGCCCTGGCCCTGCTCGCCGCCTCGTGGCTGCCCCTGGCCTTCACCCGCAGCTCGCTCTGGGCCCTGGTCGCCGGGGTGATCCTGCTCGACCTCGCCGTGCAGGCGGTCCACGTCACCAACCAGACCCTGATCCACGCGCTGCACCCGGACGCGGGCAGCCGGCTGATCGGCGGTTACATGGTCTTCTACTCGGTCGGCAGCGCCACCGGCGCCCTCGCCGCGACCTCCCTCTACACGGTGGCCGGCTGGGGCGCCGTCTGCGCGCTGGGCGCCGCGTTCAGCTGCCTCGGGCTCGCCCTGTGGGCGTTCACGCGAGACGACGCCCCGGACCCGTCCGCTCGTTCTTGA
- a CDS encoding winged helix-turn-helix transcriptional regulator: MTRTRFDDSDCPVARSVDAIGDWWSLLIVRDAFDGSRRFGEFQRSLGVAKNILTARLRALVAGGVLASVPASDGSAYREYALTPKGEALFPVIVALRQWGEQNFFAPGEAHSELVDRRDGRRLRALEVRAEDGRRLDPGDTAVHKITDR, encoded by the coding sequence GTGACCAGGACGCGGTTCGACGACAGCGACTGCCCCGTCGCCCGATCGGTGGACGCGATCGGCGATTGGTGGTCCCTGCTGATCGTGCGGGACGCCTTCGACGGGAGCCGCCGCTTCGGTGAGTTCCAGCGCAGCCTCGGCGTGGCGAAGAACATCCTCACCGCGCGACTGCGCGCCCTGGTCGCCGGAGGTGTCCTCGCATCCGTTCCCGCGTCGGACGGCAGCGCCTACCGCGAGTACGCGCTGACGCCGAAGGGCGAGGCGCTCTTTCCCGTCATCGTGGCGCTGCGGCAGTGGGGCGAGCAGAACTTCTTCGCCCCCGGCGAGGCGCACTCGGAGCTGGTCGACCGCCGCGACGGACGCCGGCTCCGCGCGCTGGAAGTGCGGGCCGAGGACGGGCGACGGCTGGACCCCGGCGACACCGCCGTCCACAAGATCACAGATCGGTGA
- the rox gene encoding rifampin monooxygenase translates to MIDVIIAGGGPVGLMLACELRLHEVRVVVLERLTEPTGQSRGQGLHARSVEVMDQRGLLGRFLAVSEKFQVGGLFGGIIKPWPDGMDTAHPFGVATPQPVTERLLEERALELGTEIRRGREVVGLVQDADGVDVELADGTRLRSRYLVGCDGGRSTVRKLLGVGFPGEPSTVETLLGEMEATEDPESIAAAVAKVRETQLRFGATPDANGIYRIGVPADGVAEDRTAEPTLEEFKRQLRAWAGTDFGVHSPRWLSRFGDATRQAERYRVGRVLLAGDAAHVHPPTGGQGLNIGVQDAFNLGWKLAAEVAGWAPEGLLDTYEAERHPVAAAVLSSTRAQMTLLGTEPGPTALRGLLSDLMDLPEVNRHITGMITALNVRYDFGEGPDFLGRRLRDVPLKHGRLYELTRHGRGLLVDRTGHLSATGWTDRVDHVLDPTADLPAPAVLLRPDGHIAWAGEDRQDLVPHLTRWFGAPTT, encoded by the coding sequence GTGATCGACGTGATCATCGCCGGTGGCGGGCCGGTGGGCCTGATGCTCGCCTGCGAACTGCGGCTGCACGAGGTGCGGGTGGTCGTGCTGGAGCGGCTGACCGAGCCGACGGGGCAGTCGCGCGGGCAGGGCCTGCACGCGCGCAGCGTCGAGGTGATGGACCAGCGCGGCCTGCTCGGGCGGTTCCTTGCCGTCAGCGAGAAGTTCCAGGTCGGCGGGCTGTTCGGCGGGATCATCAAGCCGTGGCCGGACGGGATGGACACCGCCCATCCGTTCGGCGTCGCCACGCCGCAGCCGGTGACCGAGCGGCTGCTGGAGGAGCGCGCCCTGGAGCTCGGCACCGAGATCCGGCGCGGCCGGGAGGTCGTCGGGCTGGTCCAGGACGCCGACGGGGTGGACGTCGAGCTCGCCGACGGCACCCGCCTGCGATCGCGGTACCTCGTGGGGTGCGACGGCGGGCGCAGCACGGTCCGCAAGCTGCTGGGCGTCGGCTTCCCCGGCGAGCCCTCCACGGTCGAGACCCTGCTGGGCGAGATGGAGGCGACCGAGGATCCGGAGTCGATCGCCGCCGCCGTCGCGAAGGTCCGCGAGACGCAGCTGCGGTTCGGCGCGACCCCCGACGCCAACGGCATCTACCGGATCGGCGTGCCGGCCGACGGGGTGGCCGAGGACCGCACCGCCGAGCCCACGCTCGAGGAGTTCAAGCGGCAGTTGCGCGCGTGGGCGGGCACGGACTTCGGCGTGCACTCGCCGCGCTGGCTGTCCCGCTTCGGCGACGCCACCCGGCAGGCCGAGCGCTACCGGGTGGGCCGGGTGCTGCTGGCCGGCGACGCCGCGCACGTCCACCCGCCGACCGGCGGGCAGGGCCTCAACATCGGCGTCCAGGACGCGTTCAACCTCGGCTGGAAGCTCGCCGCCGAGGTGGCGGGCTGGGCGCCGGAGGGCCTGCTGGACACCTATGAGGCCGAGCGGCACCCTGTGGCCGCCGCCGTCCTCAGCAGCACCCGCGCCCAGATGACGCTGCTGGGCACCGAGCCGGGCCCGACCGCCCTGCGGGGACTGCTCTCCGACCTGATGGACCTGCCTGAGGTCAACCGCCACATCACCGGCATGATCACCGCGCTCAACGTCCGCTACGACTTCGGCGAAGGCCCCGACTTCCTGGGCCGCCGCCTGCGCGACGTCCCCTTGAAGCACGGTCGCCTCTACGAGCTGACGCGCCATGGCCGCGGGCTGCTCGTCGACCGCACCGGCCATCTCTCGGCGACGGGCTGGACCGACCGGGTCGACCACGTCCTCGACCCGACCGCCGACCTCCCGGCCCCCGCGGTCCTGCTCCGCCCGGACGGCCACATCGCCTGGGCCGGCGAAGACCGGCAGGACCTCGTGCCCCATCTCACCCGCTGGTTCGGCGCCCCGACCACCTGA
- a CDS encoding winged helix DNA-binding domain-containing protein — protein MTVLDGRALNRATLARQLLLDRVDVPVAEAVARLGGLQAQEPQEPFVGLWSRLRGFDPGVLSELLAGRRVARTHLMRRTVHLLTTEDVLAWRSRHDAMLRQRVFGVYRSELAGVDLAELEAAGRAVLADGTARSQAELGRAMAERWPHAGPRALGEMLIALIPVVQLPPRGLWRTKAGVRLGLLSAWAGREADPPAEDGDPVGATLVRRYLAAFGPAAGADLRAWCGLAGLPAAVSAIRGELVSFRDERGRELLDLPAAPRPDPGTPAPVRFLPAFDNAILGYQDRGRIIDDADRGLSVAGARVVLVDGRVAATWTVEAGTVAVSPLRVFSRPERAAVLEEGHALASFLSEGASTEARVLP, from the coding sequence ATGACCGTGCTGGACGGCCGGGCGCTCAACCGGGCGACGCTCGCCCGGCAGCTGCTGCTGGATCGGGTGGACGTACCGGTCGCCGAGGCCGTCGCGCGGCTGGGCGGGCTGCAGGCGCAGGAGCCGCAGGAGCCGTTCGTCGGGCTGTGGTCGCGGCTGCGCGGGTTCGATCCGGGGGTGCTGTCGGAACTGCTGGCCGGGCGACGGGTGGCGCGGACCCATCTGATGCGCCGCACGGTCCATCTCCTGACGACCGAGGACGTGCTGGCCTGGCGGTCCCGGCACGACGCCATGCTGCGTCAGCGGGTCTTCGGGGTCTACCGGAGCGAGCTGGCCGGGGTCGACCTCGCGGAACTCGAGGCGGCGGGGCGGGCGGTCCTGGCCGACGGCACGGCCCGCTCGCAGGCGGAACTCGGCCGCGCGATGGCCGAACGCTGGCCGCACGCGGGTCCCCGGGCGCTGGGCGAGATGCTGATCGCCCTGATCCCGGTGGTGCAGCTGCCGCCGCGCGGACTGTGGCGGACCAAGGCGGGCGTGCGTCTCGGCCTGCTCTCCGCCTGGGCGGGCCGGGAGGCCGATCCGCCGGCGGAGGACGGCGATCCGGTGGGCGCGACGCTGGTGCGCCGCTATCTCGCGGCGTTCGGCCCGGCCGCCGGGGCCGACCTCCGGGCCTGGTGCGGCCTCGCGGGGCTACCCGCCGCGGTGTCGGCGATCCGCGGGGAACTGGTCTCCTTCCGCGACGAGCGGGGCCGGGAACTGCTGGACCTGCCGGCCGCGCCGCGCCCCGATCCCGGGACGCCGGCCCCGGTGCGGTTCCTGCCCGCGTTCGACAACGCGATCCTCGGCTACCAGGACCGCGGGCGGATCATCGACGACGCGGACCGCGGACTGTCGGTCGCCGGAGCCCGGGTCGTCCTGGTCGACGGGCGGGTCGCGGCGACCTGGACGGTGGAGGCCGGCACGGTGGCCGTCAGCCCCCTGCGGGTCTTCTCCCGTCCCGAACGCGCCGCGGTGCTCGAAGAAGGCCACGCGCTGGCGTCGTTCCTGTCCGAGGGCGCGAGCACCGAGGCACGGGTTCTCCCCTGA
- a CDS encoding MBL fold metallo-hydrolase — translation MIEIVSLETATLGDRSYLAHDGSVAAVIDPQRDIDRMQRLAADLGVRVTHVFETHLHNDYVTGGLALAAEAGAEYHVNAADAVAFDRVPVKDGLEIAVGDMTVRALATPGHTHTHLSYVLHAEGSDTAVFTGGSLLYGSTGRPDLLGPEHTGTLARAQYASAHRLADVLPESTVIYPTHGFGSFCSATQSRATSSTIGREKLANPVLTETEERYVAELLAGLDAYPAYYARMAPANAAGPQAPDLSAPRRADAREIRRRIADGEWVVDLRTRKAFAAGHVAGTLNIGLDGQLATYLGWLIPWGTPLTLLAETPAELAAAQRELVRIGIDRPAAANVGTPEEWSDGSPLRAYPTATFADLAAVLHHRHVHVLDVRRDLEWTASHLPGALHIPLAELADRLDELPDGEVWVHCAAGYRAAIAASLLDAVGRPVVAVDDDFSNAAASGLV, via the coding sequence ATGATCGAGATCGTTTCCCTCGAGACGGCGACGCTGGGCGACCGGAGTTATCTGGCGCATGACGGGTCGGTGGCCGCGGTGATCGATCCGCAGCGCGACATCGATCGGATGCAGCGGCTGGCGGCCGATCTCGGGGTCCGCGTCACGCACGTGTTCGAGACGCACCTCCACAACGACTACGTCACCGGCGGGCTCGCGCTGGCCGCCGAGGCCGGTGCCGAGTACCACGTGAACGCGGCCGACGCGGTGGCGTTCGATCGGGTGCCCGTCAAGGACGGGCTGGAGATCGCCGTCGGGGACATGACCGTGCGCGCGCTCGCGACGCCCGGCCACACGCACACCCACCTGTCGTACGTGCTGCACGCCGAAGGCTCGGACACCGCGGTGTTCACCGGAGGCTCCCTGCTCTACGGTTCCACGGGACGTCCCGACCTGCTCGGCCCCGAGCACACCGGCACCCTCGCGCGCGCGCAGTACGCGTCCGCCCACAGGCTCGCCGACGTGCTGCCGGAGAGTACCGTGATCTACCCGACGCACGGTTTCGGCAGCTTCTGCTCGGCGACCCAGAGCCGGGCCACGTCCTCCACCATCGGACGGGAGAAGCTGGCGAACCCGGTCCTCACCGAGACCGAGGAGCGCTACGTCGCCGAGCTCCTGGCCGGGCTCGACGCCTACCCCGCGTACTACGCGCGGATGGCCCCCGCCAACGCCGCGGGCCCGCAGGCCCCCGACCTCTCCGCGCCGCGCCGCGCCGACGCGCGCGAGATCCGCCGCCGCATCGCCGACGGCGAATGGGTCGTCGACCTGCGCACCCGCAAGGCCTTCGCCGCAGGTCATGTCGCGGGTACCCTCAACATCGGCCTGGACGGCCAGCTCGCCACCTACCTCGGCTGGCTCATCCCGTGGGGGACCCCGCTGACGCTGCTGGCCGAGACGCCCGCCGAGCTCGCCGCGGCCCAGCGCGAACTGGTGCGGATCGGGATCGACCGCCCTGCCGCCGCGAACGTCGGAACCCCCGAGGAGTGGTCGGACGGCAGCCCGCTCCGCGCCTACCCGACCGCCACTTTCGCCGACCTGGCGGCGGTCCTCCACCACCGTCACGTGCACGTCCTCGACGTCCGCCGCGACCTCGAATGGACCGCCTCCCACCTCCCGGGCGCCCTTCACATCCCGCTGGCCGAGCTGGCGGACCGTCTGGACGAGCTCCCCGACGGCGAGGTCTGGGTCCACTGCGCGGCCGGCTACCGGGCCGCCATCGCCGCCTCACTCCTGGACGCGGTCGGCCGCCCCGTCGTCGCCGTAGACGACGACTTCTCCAACGCCGCCGCATCCGGCCTCGTCTGA
- a CDS encoding thioesterase family protein yields MGEELPGVGFAAQTAVAGDPVRPGRYLAAFGGQWNAPVAPQGGVVTAAAVRAMRSELDDPAMDLRSVSVMFAARVEEGPAVVEASVLRRGRSMAQASASLRSEGSANGLVAQAVFGRERRGFSFTDPDAPKAPPVDACVDVRELMASQGVTFAVPVMDRVEMRVPKALQGRAGAGESVSWFRLAEGTPLLNGFTDPLAFLPICDMMAGAIGQRTETAARPYISPSCDLTVHLVGRATSEWLLARSRAVHAADGYVSISQDLWDPASGLVARSTQTAFLVFP; encoded by the coding sequence ATGGGCGAGGAATTGCCGGGGGTCGGATTCGCCGCGCAGACGGCGGTGGCGGGCGATCCGGTGCGGCCCGGGCGGTATCTGGCGGCGTTCGGCGGGCAGTGGAACGCGCCAGTGGCGCCGCAGGGCGGTGTGGTGACGGCGGCGGCGGTGCGCGCGATGCGGTCGGAACTCGACGACCCGGCGATGGACCTGCGGTCGGTCTCGGTGATGTTCGCTGCGCGGGTCGAGGAGGGGCCCGCGGTCGTGGAGGCGAGCGTGCTGCGACGGGGCAGGTCGATGGCACAGGCGAGCGCTTCGCTGCGCTCGGAGGGCTCGGCGAACGGCCTCGTCGCGCAGGCGGTGTTCGGACGGGAACGCAGGGGCTTCTCCTTCACCGACCCGGACGCGCCGAAGGCCCCGCCCGTCGACGCATGCGTGGACGTGCGTGAGCTGATGGCGTCCCAGGGCGTGACGTTCGCGGTCCCCGTCATGGACCGGGTGGAAATGCGCGTGCCGAAGGCCCTGCAAGGTCGCGCCGGCGCAGGCGAGTCCGTCAGCTGGTTCCGGCTGGCCGAAGGCACACCGCTCCTCAACGGCTTCACGGACCCCCTGGCGTTCCTCCCGATCTGCGACATGATGGCGGGCGCGATCGGCCAGCGAACGGAAACCGCGGCCCGCCCGTACATCTCTCCCAGCTGCGACCTGACGGTCCACCTCGTCGGCCGCGCCACCTCCGAATGGCTCCTGGCCCGCTCCCGCGCCGTCCACGCCGCGGACGGCTACGTCTCGATCTCCCAAGACCTCTGGGACCCCGCGTCCGGCCTGGTCGCCCGCTCCACCCAAACAGCCTTCCTCGTCTTCCCCTGA
- a CDS encoding EthD domain-containing protein, translating into MTKLIFALHGSDLGERLRAPSFREALTAAGATAVQVNLDDAEVEPALRFGPGVAITALVSVWTGGDAEAVVAAVAKAADEPEPHAYRVTERVRLDPAPVRDGERSDVCAQVAVLRRPDSMTREEYLAYWLVHHTPIAIRTQNTSAYIQNIVEEALTPTSPEIAAIVEEHFPMAALTDPHAFYGSGGDRAELERRVDALLSSSARFGATDGLDLVPTSRYSWTL; encoded by the coding sequence GTGACGAAGCTGATCTTCGCGTTGCACGGGAGCGACCTCGGTGAGCGGCTGCGCGCGCCGTCGTTCCGGGAGGCGCTGACGGCGGCCGGGGCGACCGCCGTCCAGGTCAATCTCGACGACGCCGAGGTGGAGCCCGCGCTCCGGTTCGGTCCGGGAGTGGCGATCACGGCGCTCGTGTCGGTCTGGACGGGCGGAGACGCCGAAGCCGTCGTCGCGGCGGTCGCCAAGGCGGCCGACGAGCCGGAGCCGCACGCCTACCGCGTGACCGAACGGGTCCGGCTCGATCCGGCGCCGGTGCGGGACGGCGAGCGGTCAGACGTGTGCGCGCAGGTCGCGGTGCTGCGCAGGCCGGATTCGATGACGCGGGAGGAGTATCTGGCGTACTGGCTGGTGCACCACACGCCCATCGCCATCCGGACGCAGAACACCTCGGCGTACATCCAGAACATCGTCGAGGAGGCGCTGACGCCGACGTCGCCGGAGATCGCCGCGATCGTGGAGGAGCACTTCCCGATGGCCGCGCTGACCGACCCCCACGCGTTCTACGGCAGCGGCGGCGACCGGGCCGAACTCGAGCGGCGCGTCGACGCGCTGCTGTCCAGCTCGGCCCGCTTCGGCGCGACCGACGGACTCGACCTCGTCCCCACCAGCCGCTACTCCTGGACCCTCTGA
- a CDS encoding SDR family NAD(P)-dependent oxidoreductase produces MGRVRGRVAIVTGAARGMGASHARVLAAEGARVVLTDVDAAGEGVAARIGDGALFVRHDVRNADDWARVVERAEGAFGSVDILVNNAGVADHEPIESLSEERFRREWEVNALGVFLGMKAVVGPMARAGGGSIVNVCSISSMVGEAGAVGYTASKFAAYGMTRVAAKEFGPKGIRVNSVHPGPIDTPLLHDAPGSADAVLMMKEMSPLGRIGAPEEVSAVVLFLASDDARFVTGSGYVVDGGLLA; encoded by the coding sequence ATGGGCAGGGTGCGCGGGCGGGTGGCGATCGTGACCGGGGCGGCGCGGGGCATGGGGGCGTCGCATGCGCGGGTGCTGGCCGCCGAAGGGGCCCGGGTCGTGCTGACGGACGTGGACGCGGCGGGCGAGGGGGTGGCCGCCCGGATCGGGGACGGGGCCCTGTTCGTCCGGCACGATGTGCGGAACGCGGACGACTGGGCGCGGGTCGTCGAAAGAGCGGAGGGCGCGTTCGGGTCCGTCGACATCCTGGTGAACAACGCGGGGGTGGCGGACCACGAGCCGATCGAGAGCCTGAGCGAGGAGCGGTTCCGGCGCGAGTGGGAGGTGAACGCGCTCGGGGTCTTCCTCGGCATGAAGGCGGTGGTCGGGCCGATGGCGCGGGCCGGAGGGGGCTCGATCGTCAACGTCTGCTCGATCTCGTCGATGGTGGGCGAGGCGGGCGCGGTCGGCTACACCGCGTCGAAGTTCGCCGCCTACGGGATGACGAGGGTCGCGGCGAAGGAGTTCGGGCCCAAAGGCATCCGGGTGAACTCGGTGCATCCGGGACCGATCGACACGCCGCTGCTGCACGACGCGCCGGGGAGTGCCGACGCCGTCCTCATGATGAAGGAGATGTCGCCGCTCGGCCGGATCGGCGCACCGGAGGAGGTCAGCGCCGTGGTGCTGTTCCTCGCCTCCGATGACGCCCGGTTCGTCACGGGATCAGGGTATGTCGTGGACGGCGGCCTGCTCGCGTGA
- a CDS encoding aspartate aminotransferase family protein, with protein sequence MSSAVIAEHAAEPVPAEPHLAEPYMARTLAVLGLSVEYVRAEGDTLYHRDEQGAERAVLDLVGAFGATILGHNDPDVVAHAKAILDARLPVYAQFSLHPYADTVARKLNGILTRELGEAEPYFAVFANSGAEANEIALKHAELDRVTRLAELCGALHENRENARAALVEGTAVLADDAFAVLGVDVHDADHLLKAAELANAESLSAPPVLLALEGSFHGKLVGSVQLTHNPSFRLPFSSLAAQCRFVPADRPEALARIVEGERRTVFDFTLDAGVVGVVERDMPVFCAFVLEPIQGEAGINVLTEETARHIQQVCAAVGCPIVIDEVQSGMGRSGSFFASAGIGLRGDYYTLAKSLGGGVAKAAVTLVRASCYRQDFDLIHSSTYAKDGFSTRIAEKVIDLLETDGGAAYRLATARGEALMTELRAVQAEFPDVVKEVRGKGLMVGLEFHDQSVAAAPALREKADMFGYFAAGYLMRAHAIRIFPTASAVHTLRFEPSVRLTDAAIARTGAALRDLCGVLRAQDAARLLGL encoded by the coding sequence ATGTCATCCGCAGTCATCGCTGAGCACGCCGCCGAACCCGTCCCGGCCGAACCGCACCTGGCCGAGCCGTACATGGCGCGGACCCTGGCCGTTCTGGGTCTCTCCGTCGAATACGTGCGGGCCGAGGGCGACACCCTCTACCACCGCGACGAGCAGGGCGCGGAGCGCGCGGTCCTCGACCTGGTGGGCGCCTTCGGGGCCACGATCCTCGGCCACAACGACCCCGACGTCGTCGCGCACGCCAAGGCGATCCTGGACGCCCGGCTGCCGGTGTACGCGCAGTTCTCGCTGCACCCGTACGCCGACACCGTGGCCCGGAAGCTCAACGGCATCCTGACCCGCGAGCTGGGGGAGGCGGAACCCTACTTCGCGGTCTTCGCCAACAGTGGCGCCGAGGCCAACGAGATCGCGCTCAAGCACGCCGAACTCGACAGGGTGACGAGGCTCGCCGAGCTGTGCGGCGCGCTGCACGAGAACCGTGAGAACGCGAGGGCGGCGCTGGTGGAGGGCACCGCGGTCCTCGCGGACGACGCCTTCGCGGTGCTCGGCGTCGACGTCCATGACGCGGACCATCTGCTGAAGGCCGCCGAGCTGGCCAATGCCGAGAGCCTGTCCGCCCCGCCCGTCCTGCTCGCCCTGGAGGGCTCCTTCCACGGGAAGCTCGTCGGGAGCGTCCAGCTCACCCACAACCCGTCCTTCCGGCTGCCGTTCAGTTCGCTCGCCGCGCAGTGCCGATTCGTGCCGGCGGACCGGCCCGAGGCACTCGCCCGGATCGTCGAGGGCGAACGCAGGACGGTGTTCGACTTCACCCTCGACGCCGGAGTCGTCGGCGTCGTCGAACGCGACATGCCGGTCTTCTGTGCGTTCGTCCTGGAACCGATCCAGGGGGAGGCGGGCATCAACGTCCTCACCGAGGAGACCGCGCGGCACATCCAGCAGGTCTGCGCGGCGGTCGGCTGCCCCATCGTCATCGACGAGGTCCAGTCCGGCATGGGCAGGTCGGGGTCCTTCTTCGCGAGCGCCGGGATCGGCCTGCGCGGCGACTACTACACCCTCGCCAAGAGCCTCGGGGGCGGCGTCGCCAAGGCCGCGGTGACCCTGGTGCGCGCCTCGTGCTACCGCCAGGACTTCGACCTCATCCACAGTTCGACCTACGCGAAGGACGGCTTCTCCACCCGGATCGCGGAAAAGGTCATCGACCTCCTGGAGACGGACGGCGGCGCGGCCTACCGACTGGCCACGGCGAGGGGTGAGGCCCTGATGACGGAGCTCCGCGCCGTCCAGGCCGAGTTCCCGGACGTCGTCAAGGAGGTCCGCGGCAAAGGGCTGATGGTCGGCCTCGAGTTCCACGACCAGTCCGTGGCCGCCGCGCCGGCCCTCCGCGAGAAGGCCGACATGTTCGGCTATTTCGCCGCCGGATACCTCATGCGCGCCCACGCGATCCGCATCTTCCCGACCGCGAGCGCCGTGCACACCCTGCGCTTCGAGCCGTCGGTGCGGCTCACCGACGCCGCGATCGCCCGCACCGGCGCCGCGCTGCGCGACCTGTGCGGCGTCCTGCGCGCCCAGGACGCGGCGCGCCTGCTCGGCCTGTGA